In Equus quagga isolate Etosha38 chromosome 14, UCLA_HA_Equagga_1.0, whole genome shotgun sequence, one DNA window encodes the following:
- the LOC124251841 gene encoding olfactory receptor 52H1, with translation MIIFNVSNYNPATFILVGIPGLEQAHVWIGIPFCIIYIVAIVGNCILLYLIMVERSLHEPMFFFLSMLAMTDLILSTACVPKTLSIFWFGAQEITFPGCLTQMFFLHYSFVLDSAILMAMAFDRYVAICSPLRYTTILTPKTIIKIIVGISFRSFCIILPVVFLLTRLPFCRTHVIPHTYCEHIGVARLACADISINIWYGFCVPIMTVISDVILIAVSYTLILYAVFRLPAQDALQKALGTCGSHVCVILIFYTPAFFSILAHRFGHNVSRTFHIMFANLYIVVPPALNPIVYGVKTKQIRDKVILLFSAKGTE, from the coding sequence ATGATCATTTTCAACGTGAGCAATTACAACCCAGCAACCTTCATTCTGGTGGggatcccaggcctggagcaAGCGCATGTGTGGATTGGGATTCCCTTCTGTATCATCTATATTGTGGCCATTGTGGGAAACTGCATCCTTCTCTACCTCATCATGGTGGAGCGCAGCCTTCATGAACCCATGTTCTTCTTTCTGTCAATGCTGGCCATGACGGACCTCATCTTGTCCACAGCCTGTGTTCCTAAAACACTCAGCATATTTTGGTTTGGGGCTCAAGAAATCACATTCCCAGGGTGCCTTACACAAATGTTCTTCCTCCACTACAGCTTTGTCCTGGATTCAGCCATCCTGATGGCTATGGCATTTGACCGCTACGTGGCTATTTGTTCTCCCTTGAGATATACCACAATCTTGACCCCCAAGACCATCATCAAGATTATTGTGGGCATCTCCTTTCGAAGTTTCTGCATCATCCTGCCAGTTGTATTCTTGCTCACACGTCTGCCTTTCTGCAGGACACACGTCATACCCCACACATACTGTGAACATATAGGTGTTGCCCGGCTTGCCTGTGCCGATATCTCCATCAACATTTGGTATGGCTTTTGTGTTCCCATCATGACTGTCATCTCAGATGTGATTCTCATTGCTGTTTCTTACACTCTCATCCTCTATGCTGTCTTTCGCCTTCCCGCCCAAGATGCCCTCCAGAAGGCCCTTGGCACCTGTGGTTCCCATGTATGTGTCATCCTCATATTTTATACACCTGCTTTTTTCTCCATCCTTGCCCATCGCTTTGGACACAATGTCTCCCGCACTTTCCACATCATGTTTGCCAACCTCTACATTGTTGTTCCACCTGCACTCAACCCCATTGTCTATGGAGTGAAGACCAAGCAGATTAGAGATAAGGTCATACTTTTGTTTTCTGCCAAGGGTACAGAATGA